The Acidobacteriota bacterium region ATCGGCTGTCCCGTCATCGCCTCGCTCACCGGCGCCGCCCGCGTGCTGGTGGTGACCGAACCCACAGTTTCCGGCGAGCACGACCTGCACCGCGTGCTCTCGCTGGCGCGGCACTTCGACATTCCGGCCGCGGTCTGCGTGAACAAGTGGGACATCAATCCGGACATGACCGCCCGGATCGAGGCCGCCGCCGGCCAGGCCGGCGCCCGGGCGATCGGGCGGATCCGTTACGACTCCGCGGTGACCCGGGCCCAGCTCGCCACCCGGGCGGTGGTGGAGATCGGCGGTCCCGCCGCCGAGGATATCCGCACTATCTGGACTTTGCTGATGGAAAAGGAGACCTATGGATCAACCGAATGAAATCACCGGTTCGCCGGAGCTGGCCAAACACGCGGCCCATCCCCGGAACCGGGGCGCGATGCACCGCGCCGACGGCCACGCCCAGGTGACCGGGCCCTGCGGCGACACCATGACCTTCTGGGTCAAGGTCCGCGGGGAACGCCTGGTGCGCGTCACCTTCGAAACCAGCGGCTGCGGCGCCACGGTGGCGTGCGGCAGCATGGCCACGGTTCTGGCTCAGGATCGCGAACTGACCGACGTCCTGGATCTGCAGGCGGAACAGATCCTGGCCGCCATCGGCGGCCTGCCGCCGGAGTACGCGCATTGCGCCCAACTGGCCTGTGACACACTCCACGCGGCCTGCGAGGACCACCTCTTCCGCCAGGCCCGCCAGTCACCCACCCGGACGGGCGACTGCCAGACATGCGGGGACACCTCCTGCGCGGCCGCCAACCGCCAGGAGGGTGAAAGCGACAAGGATTTCGAAGAGCGCCGCCAGCTCCAGGCCCGCATGTGCCGCATCCGGCACAAGATCGTCGTCTTGTCGGGCAAGGGGGGCGTAGGCAAGAGCACGGTGGCGGTGAACCTGGCCGTGGCGCTGCTGCAGTCCGGCAAGGCGGTGGGCTTGCTGGACGTGGACGTGCACGGCCCGAGCCTCCCCACCATGCTGGGCCTCGAGGGTGCGGCCGTCCACGGTGACGACGGGATGCTCATCCCCGTGGACGTGGACGGACTGAAAGTGCTGTCCATCGGTTTTTTCCTCCGCAGCCCGGACGATCCGGTGATCTGGCGGGGGCCGATGAAGTACAGCGCCATCCGGCAGTTTCTCAAGGACGGCGAGTGGGGCGACCTGGACTACCTGATCGTGGATTCGCCGCCGGGTACCGGTGACGAGCCGCTGTCGGTCTGCCAGCTCATCGGGTAGATGGACGGCGCCGTGGTGGTGACCACGCCCCAGCGGGTGGCGGCGGTGGATGTGCGCAAGTCCATCAATTTCTGCCGGCACCTGGGCGTGCCGGTGCTGGGTGTTGTGGAGAACATGAGCGGTTTTGCCTGTCCGCGCTGCGGCGAGATCACGCCGATTTTCCGCTCCGGCGGCGGCCGGCAGATCGCCGAAGATATGGACGTGCCGTTCCTCGGCTCCATTCCCATCGACCCGGTCATCGCCGAGGCATGCGATGCCGGCCGGGCGTTCATCCTGCACTACGCCGCCTCGCCCACGGCGGCGGTCATGCAGGACATCATTCGTCCGTTCCTGGCACTGGATCTTCCGGATCCACCGGCCGCGAGCGAATCGGAATCCGAATCGGAATCCGAATCCAAATCCAAATCCAAATCTGAAAAGGAGAACACTATCATGCGTATCGCCATTCCCCTGGCCGACGGCCAGTTGGCACTTCATTTCGGTCACTGTGAGCGCTTCGCCCTTCTCGACGTCGATCCCGCGACGCGACAGATCCTCAAACGGGAGGACGTGGAGCCCCCGCCGCACCAGCCGGGCCTGCTGCCGCCCTGGCTGGCCGAACGAGGCGTCCAGGTGGTCATCGCCGGCGGCATGGGCCAGCGGGCGGTGGCCCTGTTCAACCAGCAGGGCATCCATGTGCACGTGGGCGCCGCGGCCGCGGCGCCGGAGCAGATCGTGCGCGATTTCCTGAGCGGATCGCTGCAGTTGGGCGACAACGCCTGCGACCATTGAGGCCGGCCGGTCCGGCCCGTGTGTTTCCCAATCCATCGGGAGGAGTTGCATCGGCCATGAAAATCGGCATCATCATCTGCGGTCGGTACCAGTCGTGCGGCGGCGGCAAGTGTCTCCGGGCCGTCCGGGAGCGGGTGGGCGGCTTCGCCCGCTATCCGGCCGACGAGCCGCTGGAAGTGGTGGGCTACTCGTACTGCGGCGGCTGCCCGGGAGGCAACATCGAGTACGTGCCCGTCGAGATGAAAAAGAACGGAGCGGAGGTCATCCATTTGGCCACCGGCCTGGTGGTGGGGTATCCGCCGTGTCCCCGCCTCCGCCAGTTCAAGGAGTATATCGAGACGGCTCACGGTCTCAAGGTGGTCGTGGGCACTCACCCCATCCCGCTGAAATACATGGAACAGCACCGCCGGCTTCCCTTCTGGAAGGCGGCCGGGATGGAGAAGCTGGCGGGGGATCTGATGGCGGAGGATTCCAAAATCATGGAGGCCTACAATTGACCGGAGAGTCGGCGCCGGCCGACGGATTCGACCATGAGCACTGCCTGCTGTGCGGCCAGCGCAATCCGTTGTCGCTCCGGCTCCGGTTCGAGCCGGTGGAAGGCGAGGCGGTCTGCGCCCGTTTCCGCCCCGGCCGCCGGCTGCAGGGGTACCGGGGCGTGCTCCACGGCGGCGTGATCAGCGCCCTGCTCGATGCCGCCATGACCCACTGCCTGTTCCACAAGGGCATCCGGGCAGTGACCGGTGACCTGTACGTCCGGTTCCTGGCGCCCGTGTCGTGCGATGACGAGGTGGAGCTCGCCGCTTGGCTGGTGGCGAAAGCGCCACCCGTCCACCGCCTGGAAGCCCGGATCACCCGGGAGGGCAAGACCATGGCCCGGGCCCGCGCCCGGTTCATGGAGAGCGGGAGGACCCGATGCCGGCGACCGAAGCGACCCTGACCATCCTGGTGGATAACGAAGCGGCGCCGCCCCTGGCGGCAGAGCACGGCTTCGCCCTCTGGATCGAGGCCGCCGGCCGGCGCATCCTGTTCGACACGGGGCAAGGCGGCGCGCTTGCCGGCAACGCCGGGCGGCTGGGCGTCGATTTGTCCGCCGCTGACACCTTCGTGCTGAGCCACGGCCACTACGACCACGGCGGCGGCATCCCGGCCGTGCTGACCCTGAACCCGGACATCTCGGTCTTCGCCCATCCCCACTGCCTGCGCCGCCGTTTCGTCGTGTCGCCGAAAGAAACCCGGGCGGTCGGGCTGCCGGACGAGGCGACGGCGGCGCTGCGGCGCCACCACTCCGTCACCTGGTTGGAGGCGCCTGCACTGCTTGAGCCGGACGTGGGGCTCACGGGACCTGTCGCTCGCGCGACCGCCTTCGAGGATACCGGCGGCCCCTTCTTCCTGGACCGCGACGGCCGGCGGGCCGATCCCCTCGACGATGACCTGGCCCTTTGGATAAGGACCTCCCGCGGCCTCGTGGTCTGCGTCGGCTGCGCCCACGCCGGCGCGATCAACACCGTCCGCCAGGCGCAGGCCCGGAGCGGGAGCCGCGAGCTGTTGGCGGTGATCGGCGGCTTCCATCTCGGCGCCGCGAGCGCGGCGCGCATGGCGGCGACCATCGCCGCGCTGCGGGAGCTGGATCCGCGGCATCTGGTCCCGTGTCACTGCACCGGCCGCGCGGCGTCGGAGACACTCCGGGCGATGCTGGGCGACCGTGTGGCGCCGGGCGCGGCCGGGCAGACCTTTCGCTTCTGAGTCCGCCTCCTCCACTCGGGCCCCACGCCCTCATCGCCCTCGTGCATCGGATTCGTATTGATATCCACTGGATTTTGCCAACATGGTGAATCGTGAGTGGCCGAAGGAATTAGTTAAATGGTGAATCGGCGAATGGGTACCAGGATCCGGGTTCCGTGATCCGGGGCCCGGAACCCGGGTCCCGGGTCCGAAGTCCGATGTCCGATGCCCGATGATCGGTAACGAGCCTCGAGTCTCGAGCCTCCAACCTCGATCACGATTACGATCACGATTACAACTTACGGTTACGAGCACGACAAGAAGAACCGTTGTGTCCTTCGTGCCTTCGTGGTGCACGCGCTTACTAGAAATCAAAAATATTCCCGGGGGCGAGGATGAGGGCGGGGTCGAGCTCGCGCTTGAAGGCGCGCATCCACGCGATGGCCCGGGGCGGGAAGCAGTAGGGGAGGAATTCCTTTTTCACCTTGCCGATGCCGTGCTCGGCGCTCACCGTGCCGGCGGCGGCCTGGACCAGCCGGCACATCTCGTGGACGGCCGCTTTGGCCCGGGCCTTGGCGTCGGCGTCGGCGGCGACGATGTTGAAGTGGGGGTGGCCGTTGCCGATGTGGCCGTAGCCGTACACCTCGTCCAGGCCGTGTGTTCGGCAGATGGCGCGGACGGCGGGGAACATCGCGGCGATCCGGTTGTGGTGCACCGCCCAGTCGGTGGAGACCTTGCCGCCGCCGGCGCCGCGGCAACGGATGCCGCGCTCGTTCAGCGTGGACGGGATGGCGTGGCGGAGCGCCTTCATCTCCTCTTTCCGCGCCCGGGTGTCGCCCACCATGGTGTCGTCCACCAGGGCGCCGCTCCCCTCCAGCCGCTCCAGCCATGCCTCGAGCAGCGCGTCGACGCCCCCTGCGGGCGCCTCCTCCTCGATGAAGAGCATGCCACCGGCGCCAGCCGGCACGGCGGCGCCCTTCTCGTCGCGGATGAGCGCCAGCGACCCGCCGTCGAAGTACTCGAGGCAGCGGACGCCGGGGGCGTTCTCCCGGAACGCGGCCGCCGCGGCCAGGGCCGCGGCCTCGTCGGGATAGTAGGCGTAGAGCGACAGGTAGTCGGCGGGGAGGGGCAGGCACCGGAGCTCGATTTCGGTGATGACGCCCAGGGTCCCTTCGCAGCCGATGAAAAACTGGATGGGATCCTGGAAGCCGTAGTAGCCGGCGGCGTTCTTGTCCACCGCCGCGGCGTGCAGCTCCAGCGCCTCGCCGGAAGCGAGCACCACGCGGAGCCGCTGCACCCAGTTGCGGACGGCCCCGTACTTGAGGCTGCGGGCGCCCGAGGCGTTGGTGGCCACGGCGCCGCCGATGCAGCAGTCGGGCTCGCTGGTGGGGTCGGGCGGGAAGAACAGGCCGTGCGTCTCGAGCTGCGCCTTGAGCTGGGCGAGGTTCAGCCCGGGTTGGACCACGGCGGTGCGCGTGTCGGGGCGGATGTCGGGCGGGGCCTGGAACCGCTCCAGGCTCAGCAGGTACCCCGACGGCGCCACGCAACTGCCGGTGGTGGACGAGCGCAGGCCCACCGGCGTGACCGCCCGGCGTTCCGCCAAGGCCCAGGCCAGGATGTCGCGCACCTCGGCCTCGTCGGCGGGGCGGAACAGCCCCTCCGGCGCGCCGCGGTAGCCCAGCGCGTCGGCGTTGTATCCCGCGAGGATTTCAGGGTCGGTGACTGGTGCGATCATCGGTGGTTGCCTCGACTCGCAGCATCGATCTGCGGGGCTCGGGACTCGAGGCTCGCGGCTCGTTCTCGCTCCCTCAATTCTAACTCGTAATCGTAATCGTAATCGTGCTCGTAATCGTGGTCGTGCTCGTGATCGTAATCGAACTGTTTGATGCAGGTTTGAACGTTTGAATGTTTGAATGTTCGCATCTGCTCACCCATTCACCCGCTCACCCATCTAATCCTCTGGGTCCTCTGCGCCTCGGCGGTGAATCAGCCTTCTTCCAACTTCTCGAGAAACGCGGCCTCGTCCAGCACCGCTACGCCCAGCGCCTGCGCCTTGGCCAGCTTCGAGCCGGCGTCGGCGCCCACCACCAGATAGTGCGTCTTCTTGCTCACCGAGCCGGTGACCGTACCGCCCCGGGCGCGGATCTTGTCGGCCGCCTCGTCGCGGCTCATGGCCGCCAGCGTGCCGGTGAGCACGAACGTCTTGCCGGCGAAGAACGCCGCCTCGCCGCCCGCGGGGACCGGCGGGGCTTCGGGTTCCGCCAGGTTGAGACCGGCGGCACGCAGGCGCTCCACCAGCGCCCGGTTGCGCGGCTCGGCGAAGAAGGCCCGGATGCTTTCGGCCACCACCGGGCCCACCTCCTCGGTGGCGAGCAGTTCCTCCTCCGAGGCGGCCATCACGGCGTCGAGGGTGCCGAAGCGACGCGCCAGCAACTGCGCCGTGCGCTCGCCCACGAAGCGGATGCCGAGGCCGAACAGGAGCCGATGCAGGGGATGGGCGCGGCTGGCGTCGATCTGGGCGAACAGGTTCTCCGCCGACTTGCGACCCATCCGCTCCAGCGCCACAACCGTGTCGAAGTCCATGGTGTAGAGGTCGGCCACGCTGGCCACCATCTCCGTGTCCACGAGCTGGTCCACCAGCGCCTCACCGAGGCCCTGAATGTCCATGGCCCGGCGGGAGGCGAAGTGGAGGAGCGATCCCTTCAGCTTGGCCGGGCAGTCGGCCGACTCGCACCGCGCCACCGCCTCCCCCTCGGGGCGGTGGACCGTGCCGCCGCACGCCGGGCACCGCTCCGGCATGACGAATTCGGGGAGCTCGCCCTCGCGACGACTGATGATCACCTGGACCACCTTGGGGATGACATCGCCCCCCTTCTCGATCAGCACCCAGTCGCCTACGCGGACGTCCAGCCTCCGGACCTCTTCCGGGTTGTGCAGCGTGGCCCGGCTCACCGTGGAGCCGTCGAGGAGCACCGGATCGAACTCGGCCACGGGGGTGAGCGCTCCGGTGCGGCCCACCTGGACGGCGATGTGTCGCACCCGCGTGGTGGCCTGTCGGGCCGGGTACTTGTACGCAACGGCCCAGCGCGGGATCTTGGCGGTGGCCCCGAGGCGGGCCTGCAGCGCCGCGGCGTTGACCTTGACCACCACGCCGTCGATTTCGAAGGGGAGATCGGGCATCCGGCCGCGGACCTCCTCGATGAACGCCTCAAGCTCGGCGAGATCGCCGCACTCGCGGACCATCGGGCTCGTCCGGAAGCCGTGGCGGTTCAACCAGTGCAAGGTGTCCAGATGAGTGGAGAGCGGCGTGGTGCCATCGACCAGGAGTCCGTAGGCATAAAAGTCCAGGCGGCGGCTGGCCACCACGCGGGCATCCAGCGTCCGCACCGTGCCGGCGGCGGCGTTGCGGGGGTTGGCGAACGGCGCTTCGCCCGCTTCCCGTCGCGTCCGGTTCAGGCGCTCGAAGCTCGCCAGCGGCATCACCACCTCGCCGCGCACCTCGATGCGGCCGGCAACGGACGGACCGGCCGGCTCCCGCGCGCCGGCGCGGGCGCCGCGGGCTTCCAGCACAAGCGGGACAGTCCGGATGGTCCGGATGTTGGCGGTGACCACCTCGCCGCGCAGGCCGTCGCCCCGGGTGACGGCCTTGACCATCCGGCCGTCCTCGTAGAGCAGCGACATGCTCAGGCCGTCGAACTTGAGCTCGGCGGCGTAGGTGAACGCCTCGCCGGGGATGAGCTTGCGCACCCGGGCGTCGAACTCGCGGATCTCGTCCAGGGAGTACGCGTTGTCGAGGCTGAGCATGGGCGCGGCGTGGACGTGGATGTCGAACCCCTCGGCCGGCTCGCCGCCCACGCGCTGCGTGGGCGAGTCGGGAGAGCGAAGCTCAGGATGCGCCGCCTCCAGCTCCTGGAGGCGCCGCATGAGCTGGTCGAATTCGAAGTCGGAGATCTCCGGCGCGTCCAGCACGTAGTAGCGGTGCTCGTGGTGCCGGATCTCCCGCCGCAGCCGCTCGATGTCCTTTCGGATGTCGCCCATCCCGTCACCGCTCCCGCTGGGCTGTCGCCCGGATATCGTCATCCCGCCGCCGGCGGGGTGCGTCCGGGCGGACCGGTCGTGGCGCCCGCGCTAGGCGTCCTCGTCCCCGGCCGCCGCTTCCTCGGCGGCGCCAGGCGTCCGCACCAGGCCCATCTTCTCGCGCACGAGCGGCTCGATCTTCGCCTGGACGTCGGGGTTGTCCTTGATGAACTGTTTGGCGTTCTCGCGCCCTTGGCCCAGCTTCATGCCGTCGAAGGAGAACCAGGCGCCGCTTTTGTCCACGACCTTCAGGTTGATGCCAAGGTCCAGGAGATCGCCCTCGCGCGAGATACCCTCGGAGTAGATGATATCGAACTCCGTCTCCCGGAAGGGCGGGGCGATCTTGTTCTTGACGATCTTGAGCTTGGTCCGGTTGCCCACGACCTCCTCGCCGATCTTGATGGAGCCGATGCGACGGATGTCCACCCGGATGCTGGAGTAGAACTTCAACGCCCGGCCGCCGGTGGTGACCTCGGGATTGCCGAACATGACCCCGATCTTCTCGCGCACCTGGTTGATGAAGATCAGGCAGGTTTTCGACTTGGCCACGATGGCGGTGAGCTTGCGCAGCGCCTGGCTCATGAGCCGGGCCTGAAGCCCCATGAACGAGTCGCCCATCTCGCCGTCGAGTTCGGCCTTGGGGACCAGCGCGGCCACGGAGTCGATGACGATGATATCGACGGCGCCGCTCCGCACCAGCAGCTCGGCGATCTCCAGGGCCTGCTCCCCGTGGTCGGGCTGGGAGACCAGCAGCTCGTCGGTGTCCACGCCCAGCTTCTTGGCGTAGATCGGGTCCAGCGCGTGCTCGGCGTCGATGAAGGCGGCGGACCCGCCCTGACGCTGGGCGGCGGCGATGGCGTGCAGGGCCAGCGTGGTCTTGCCGCTGGACTCGGGGCCGTAGATCTCGACGATCCGGCCCTTGGGCCAGCCGCCCACCCCGAGGGCCGCGTCGATGGACAGCACGCCGGTGGGGATCACCGGGATGTCCAGGTCGCGGGGCCGGTCGCCCAGCTTCATGATGGATCCCTTGCCGAACTGACGCTCGATCTGGCTGAGCGCCGTCTCGATCGCCTTGCTCTTCTGGTCGCGTTCGTTGGCCATATGTGCTCCTCTGATCGGTTATGGTTCCATGGACTGGATTTCGCTGATGAGCAGGCCCATCAGCGATTCCATCTCCCGGTGCATCCGGGAGGTGAAGATCCGGACTTCGGTCCGCCGGACCGCGTCCGGGTCGCCGGTGCGCACCTGCTCGATCACCGGCTGCCAGCGCGGGTTGTGCCGGACCACCTGTTCAAAGTGTTGATCGGCGCGCTGCGGCTGGCGCCGCCGCCGCTCGATGAGCCCGGCCAGGAAATGGAAAAACGCGGTGCGTCCGAGCCGCGGCGTGACCTGGCGGGTGCCCGCGGCCGCCTCCCGCGTGGCGTCGCCCAGGTAGTAGGCAACGGAGCTCAGCAGCGACACCTGGGGCAGGGGCCGCGCCTGGAAAGCGGAGCGGAACGTCCGCCCCGAGTGCTTGAAATCCTCCGCCAGGAAGCGGGTGATGCCCAGCAGGAACTGGGGCGCGAACGCCCGCGGCGCCCGGTGGCCGGCCACCTCCAGGTGCGACTGGGCGTCGTCGAACCGGCCGCGCTTGATCTGGATCAGCCCCATGAGCAGATTGGCCGGCGCGTGTTCCGGGTGCCGCTGGAGGAGCCGTTCGAGGCAGCGCCGGGCGGCCGCCTGGCGGCCGGCGATGAAATGCAGCTCGGCGAGGATCCGCAGCACCCCCTCGTTCTCGGCGTCCAGGGCCAGCGCCTGCTCCAGCAGTTGCACGCCGCGGCGATGCCGGGCGGTGTAGAGCAGCGGCACGGCCATGCGGATGTACCGCTTGAACTGCGGCGCCGGGCCGCGGTAGCGGGCGGCCACCGGCTCGAGCCGCCGGGCCAGGTCCTGGCGCTGGTCGTGTCCGAAGAGCTGACCCTTGAGTTCGTCCCTGACGCGCCGCTCCAGCTCCTTGCGCTCCAGCACGCCGCGCTGCTCCAGCGCGTCGATGATCTTCTCCACCGAAATGCTCAGGTAGAGGTTGTTGAGGAACTGCTTCTCCAGGTAGCCGACGAGCTCCTCCAGGTTCTTCTCCGAGCTCTTCAGGCTGAACTCGATGGTGGAGATCCGCTCCAGGTCGGCGTCGTCCAGGAGATAGTTCACCTCGTCCCGGTACTGGTGGGGCACCACCGGCGGGGTGAGCTCCGCGTGGCACTTGGCGCAGCGGAGGGCGAAATCGGGATTGCGGGCGTGGCAGCGCTGGCAGATGTTCATCGGTGCGTCGGCGTGCGCCTCCCCCTCAGACCGGATCGTATTCGTAGAAGCCCCGGCCGGACTTGCGGCCCAGCCAGCCGGCGTCGACCATCTTCCGCAGCAGCGGGCACGGCCGGTACTTGGGATCGCGGAAGCCCTCGTGCAGGACCTCCAGGATGTTGAGGCAGACATCCAGGCCGATGAAGTCGGCCAGAGTCAGGGGCCCCATCGGGTGGTTCATCCCCAGCTTCATGACGGTGTCGATGGCCTCCCGGCCGGCGACGCCCTCCATCAGGGCGAAGGCGGCTTCGTTGATCATGGGCATCAGCACCCGGTTGGCGATGAAGCCCGGGAAGTCGTTGACCTCCACCGGCACCTTGCCGAACCGTTCGGCCAGGCCGCGGGTTTCGGCAAAGGTGGCGTCGCTCGTGGCGATGCCGCGGATGATCTCCACCAGTTTCATGAGGGGGACCGGGTTCATGAAGTGCATGCCGATGACGCGGTCGGGCCGGCGGGTGGTCGCCGCCAGGCGGGTGATGGAGATCGAACTCGTGTTGCTGGCCAGGACGACCTCGGGGCGGCAGAGCGCGTCCAGCCGCCGGAAGATCTCCTGCTTCGTGGCGAAGTCCTCGAACACCGCTTCGACGACGAAGTCGGCGTCGGCGCACTCGTCCAGAGAGGGGGTCGTGGTGATCCGCCCCAGGGTCTGCCGCCGGGCCTCGTCGGTGATGACGCCCTTCTCGACGAACTTGGCCAGGCTCTTGCCGATGGCGGCCATGGCGCGCTCCAGCGGCGTCGACTGCACGTCCACCAGCTTCACCCGCAGGCCTGCGGTGGCGGCGGTCTGGGCGATGCCGTTGCCCATGGTGCCGGCGCCGATCACGGCAAACGTTGTGATGGCCATCGGTGCGATCCCTCCTTTCATTAATAGATAACGTTTGAGTCGGTCGGGTGTTCGGGTCCGGCGATGCGCGCCGGGTCCGCTCACGACGGGATCCCCTTGAACGCCTCCACCCGGTCGTCAGGGCCCACGAGGACGAGCACGTCCGTGCGCTTGAGAATGAAATCCGGACGGGCGAGCACGAAGGCGTGGCCGCCGTCCGGCTGCAGTTCCTTGATGCCGATGACGTTCAGCGAGTAATCTTTCCGTAGTTTGGCGTCCAGGATGGATTTGCCCACCAGGAAGGGAGGCACGATCAGCTCCAGGATGGTGACGCCGTCGCCCAGGGGGATCTGGTCCAACACGTCCCGGTGGCTGTACCGGTCGGCCGTGCGGATGGCCATCTCCTTTTCGGGGAAGACCACCTCGGTGGCGCCGATCTTCCGGAGGATCTTGCCGTGGGTGTCGTTGGCGGCCTTGACCACGATTTTCTTGACGCCCATTTCGGCCAGGTGCAGGGTGATCAGGATCGAGTTGTCGATCCGCTCACCCACGCTGATGATGGCGCAGTCGACGTCCTGCAGGCCCAGCGCCTCGAGCGTCTCGCGGTCGGTGGCGTCGGCGTGGACCGCCTGGGAGGCGGTGTCGCGGGCGCGCTGCACCATCTCCTCGCTGATGTCGACGGCGATGACGTCGTGGCCTTTCTCGTACAGGGACTGAGCGACATGGAAACCGAAAATCCCCAGTCCGATCACCGCATATCGCGCCATGGTGGGTGTGCTCCCGGCCCGAAATTCAAGCCGGGATTATACCACAGCGGAAAATGGTCTTGACAATAAAGAACCCCTGCGGTATTAAGGGTGCTCGCTGGACGGATCTTTGCCGTGGGGCTATAGCTCAGCTGGAAGAGCACATGACTGGCAGTCATGGGGTCAGGGGTTCAAATCCCCTTAGCTCCACCAAATATACGAGGCACCCTGAGGGTGCCTCTTTTTTTCGGCCGGCGCCGGCCGGGCATCCCGGCGGCGCCGCCGCCGCCCGAGAAGAGGACCATCATGGAGCCGACCGCCGTC contains the following coding sequences:
- a CDS encoding PaaI family thioesterase, with amino-acid sequence MTGESAPADGFDHEHCLLCGQRNPLSLRLRFEPVEGEAVCARFRPGRRLQGYRGVLHGGVISALLDAAMTHCLFHKGIRAVTGDLYVRFLAPVSCDDEVELAAWLVAKAPPVHRLEARITREGKTMARARARFMESGRTRCRRPKRP
- the ligA gene encoding NAD-dependent DNA ligase LigA, with product MGDIRKDIERLRREIRHHEHRYYVLDAPEISDFEFDQLMRRLQELEAAHPELRSPDSPTQRVGGEPAEGFDIHVHAAPMLSLDNAYSLDEIREFDARVRKLIPGEAFTYAAELKFDGLSMSLLYEDGRMVKAVTRGDGLRGEVVTANIRTIRTVPLVLEARGARAGAREPAGPSVAGRIEVRGEVVMPLASFERLNRTRREAGEAPFANPRNAAAGTVRTLDARVVASRRLDFYAYGLLVDGTTPLSTHLDTLHWLNRHGFRTSPMVRECGDLAELEAFIEEVRGRMPDLPFEIDGVVVKVNAAALQARLGATAKIPRWAVAYKYPARQATTRVRHIAVQVGRTGALTPVAEFDPVLLDGSTVSRATLHNPEEVRRLDVRVGDWVLIEKGGDVIPKVVQVIISRREGELPEFVMPERCPACGGTVHRPEGEAVARCESADCPAKLKGSLLHFASRRAMDIQGLGEALVDQLVDTEMVASVADLYTMDFDTVVALERMGRKSAENLFAQIDASRAHPLHRLLFGLGIRFVGERTAQLLARRFGTLDAVMAASEEELLATEEVGPVVAESIRAFFAEPRNRALVERLRAAGLNLAEPEAPPVPAGGEAAFFAGKTFVLTGTLAAMSRDEAADKIRARGGTVTGSVSKKTHYLVVGADAGSKLAKAQALGVAVLDEAAFLEKLEEG
- a CDS encoding tetratricopeptide repeat protein; this translates as MNICQRCHARNPDFALRCAKCHAELTPPVVPHQYRDEVNYLLDDADLERISTIEFSLKSSEKNLEELVGYLEKQFLNNLYLSISVEKIIDALEQRGVLERKELERRVRDELKGQLFGHDQRQDLARRLEPVAARYRGPAPQFKRYIRMAVPLLYTARHRRGVQLLEQALALDAENEGVLRILAELHFIAGRQAAARRCLERLLQRHPEHAPANLLMGLIQIKRGRFDDAQSHLEVAGHRAPRAFAPQFLLGITRFLAEDFKHSGRTFRSAFQARPLPQVSLLSSVAYYLGDATREAAAGTRQVTPRLGRTAFFHFLAGLIERRRRQPQRADQHFEQVVRHNPRWQPVIEQVRTGDPDAVRRTEVRIFTSRMHREMESLMGLLISEIQSMEP
- a CDS encoding CGGC domain-containing protein, producing the protein MKIGIIICGRYQSCGGGKCLRAVRERVGGFARYPADEPLEVVGYSYCGGCPGGNIEYVPVEMKKNGAEVIHLATGLVVGYPPCPRLRQFKEYIETAHGLKVVVGTHPIPLKYMEQHRRLPFWKAAGMEKLAGDLMAEDSKIMEAYN
- the recA gene encoding recombinase RecA, with amino-acid sequence MANERDQKSKAIETALSQIERQFGKGSIMKLGDRPRDLDIPVIPTGVLSIDAALGVGGWPKGRIVEIYGPESSGKTTLALHAIAAAQRQGGSAAFIDAEHALDPIYAKKLGVDTDELLVSQPDHGEQALEIAELLVRSGAVDIIVIDSVAALVPKAELDGEMGDSFMGLQARLMSQALRKLTAIVAKSKTCLIFINQVREKIGVMFGNPEVTTGGRALKFYSSIRVDIRRIGSIKIGEEVVGNRTKLKIVKNKIAPPFRETEFDIIYSEGISREGDLLDLGINLKVVDKSGAWFSFDGMKLGQGRENAKQFIKDNPDVQAKIEPLVREKMGLVRTPGAAEEAAAGDEDA
- a CDS encoding (4Fe-4S)-binding protein, with the protein product IGCPVIASLTGAARVLVVTEPTVSGEHDLHRVLSLARHFDIPAAVCVNKWDINPDMTARIEAAAGQAGARAIGRIRYDSAVTRAQLATRAVVEIGGPAAEDIRTIWTLLMEKETYGSTE
- a CDS encoding 3-hydroxybutyryl-CoA dehydrogenase gives rise to the protein MAITTFAVIGAGTMGNGIAQTAATAGLRVKLVDVQSTPLERAMAAIGKSLAKFVEKGVITDEARRQTLGRITTTPSLDECADADFVVEAVFEDFATKQEIFRRLDALCRPEVVLASNTSSISITRLAATTRRPDRVIGMHFMNPVPLMKLVEIIRGIATSDATFAETRGLAERFGKVPVEVNDFPGFIANRVLMPMINEAAFALMEGVAGREAIDTVMKLGMNHPMGPLTLADFIGLDVCLNILEVLHEGFRDPKYRPCPLLRKMVDAGWLGRKSGRGFYEYDPV
- a CDS encoding FAD-binding oxidoreductase; translated protein: MIAPVTDPEILAGYNADALGYRGAPEGLFRPADEAEVRDILAWALAERRAVTPVGLRSSTTGSCVAPSGYLLSLERFQAPPDIRPDTRTAVVQPGLNLAQLKAQLETHGLFFPPDPTSEPDCCIGGAVATNASGARSLKYGAVRNWVQRLRVVLASGEALELHAAAVDKNAAGYYGFQDPIQFFIGCEGTLGVITEIELRCLPLPADYLSLYAYYPDEAAALAAAAAFRENAPGVRCLEYFDGGSLALIRDEKGAAVPAGAGGMLFIEEEAPAGGVDALLEAWLERLEGSGALVDDTMVGDTRARKEEMKALRHAIPSTLNERGIRCRGAGGGKVSTDWAVHHNRIAAMFPAVRAICRTHGLDEVYGYGHIGNGHPHFNIVAADADAKARAKAAVHEMCRLVQAAAGTVSAEHGIGKVKKEFLPYCFPPRAIAWMRAFKRELDPALILAPGNIFDF
- a CDS encoding MBL fold metallo-hydrolase; this translates as MPATEATLTILVDNEAAPPLAAEHGFALWIEAAGRRILFDTGQGGALAGNAGRLGVDLSAADTFVLSHGHYDHGGGIPAVLTLNPDISVFAHPHCLRRRFVVSPKETRAVGLPDEATAALRRHHSVTWLEAPALLEPDVGLTGPVARATAFEDTGGPFFLDRDGRRADPLDDDLALWIRTSRGLVVCVGCAHAGAINTVRQAQARSGSRELLAVIGGFHLGAASAARMAATIAALRELDPRHLVPCHCTGRAASETLRAMLGDRVAPGAAGQTFRF
- a CDS encoding TrkA family potassium uptake protein, with the protein product MARYAVIGLGIFGFHVAQSLYEKGHDVIAVDISEEMVQRARDTASQAVHADATDRETLEALGLQDVDCAIISVGERIDNSILITLHLAEMGVKKIVVKAANDTHGKILRKIGATEVVFPEKEMAIRTADRYSHRDVLDQIPLGDGVTILELIVPPFLVGKSILDAKLRKDYSLNVIGIKELQPDGGHAFVLARPDFILKRTDVLVLVGPDDRVEAFKGIPS